In the genome of Raphanus sativus cultivar WK10039 chromosome 4, ASM80110v3, whole genome shotgun sequence, one region contains:
- the LOC108833759 gene encoding receptor like protein 24-like — MSGSSLSFVLVLLLSCLSESSAIIRKFHDVACRAHHIQSLMQFKNEFDSSSCNQTDYFNGVRCDNMTGEVTALQLPRGCLRGTMQPNSSLFRLLHLRYLNLSNNNFGSSTIPSELGNLNRLETLILSSNGFIDLSHNDLTGGFSLAQNLTKLNLLDLSYNHLSSTIMNPKSSIFTLHDLHYLNLCYNNFVSSTIPPEFGNLNRLEALSLFSTGLIGHVPSSFSNLSLLTTLLLGHNDLTSIFLPAQNLTKIPSQSHKQLEGQILEPISKLITLTTLDLSFLNLGYPIDLRVFSSFKSLAILALSGNSISPTSLSSDSGIPLSMEALLLSQCNISEFPNILKPLKNLRSLDISSNRIKGKIPEWFWSHPRLISANFFNNSLNGFQGLPEVLVNSSLRFLDLSLNCFEGAPPNLPPFIVSFTARGNRFTGNIPLSTCNHNSLTLDLASNNFTGAVPPCLSNLTAVNLRKNNLEGSLPDMFHDGSPLESFDVGYNQLTGKLPKSLINCSSLRLLNVEHNGIKDAFPFWLKALPNLQVLTLRSNKFYGPIATHDDRGAFPELRIFEISDNNFSGSLPPNYFVNWKASSLQMNEDGSIYMDHKEESIKNTYYIYADLVDLQYKGLSLEQVKVLTFYSAIDLSGNRFEGQIPESVGLLKTLIALNFSNNAFTGHIPSSLANVEALESLDLSRNQLSGTIPNELKTLSFLACINVSHNQLQGEIPQGTQITGQPASSFEGNARLCGLPLEGSCTGPRVASIQYVKEDKKEGEMVSWEAVTIGYALGLLFGVAIYQVIASYKPEWLVKIIGPYYCKSC, encoded by the exons ATGTCGGGATCCAGTTTGAGTTTTGTCTTGGTACTCTTACTAAGTTGTCTCTCAGAGTCAAGCGCCATTATTAGAAAATTTCATGATGTTGCTTGCCGCGCCCACCATATTCAGTCCCTTATGCAGTTCAAGAACGAGTTTGATTCCAGCAGTTGCAACCAAACTGACTACTTCAACGGAGTCCGGTGTGATAACATGACTGGTGAGGTCACGGCGCTACAACTACCACGTGGCTGTCTCAGGGGAACTATGCAGCCCAACAGCAGCCTCTTCCGTTTGCTTCACCTCAGATACCTTAATCTCTCTAACAACAACTTTGGCTCCTCCACCATTCCTTCTGAACTCGGCAATCTCAACAGATTAGAGACTTTGATTCTTTCCTCTAATGGCTTCATAG ACCTTTCCCATAATGACCTCACCGGTGGTTTCTCACTTGCTCAGAATCTAACCAAACTCAACCTTTTAGACCTTTCCTATAACCACCTATCTTCTACAATTATGAATCCCAAAAGTTCCATTTTCACGTTGCATGACCTTCACTACCTTAACCTCTGTTACAACAACTTTGTCTCCTCCACAATCCCTCCTGAATTTGGCAATCTCAATAGATTGGAAGCATTGTCTCTTTTCTCCACCGGCTTGATTGGCCATGTTCCTTCCTCATTTAGTAACCTAAGTCTGCTAACCACGTTGCTTCTTGGCCATAACGACCTCACAAGTATTTTCCTACCTGCACAGAATCTAACAAAGATTCCAAGCCAATCTCATAAGCAACTTGAAGGGCAAATCCTAGAGCCTATCTCAAAACTCATCACCCTTACGACTCTCGATCTTTCTTTCCTAAACTTAGGTTACCCTATTGACTTAAGAGTCTTCTCCTCTTTTAAATCCTTGGCTATCCTTGCTCTATCTGGTAACAGTATATCGCCGACCAGTTTAAGTTCGGATTCAGGCATCCCATTGAGCATGGAAGCCTTGCTCTTGTCCCAATGCAACATCAGTGAGTTCCCAAACATCTTAAAACCTCTTAAGAACTTGCGGTCATTAGACATATCCAGCAACAGAATCAAAGGAAAAATTCCTGAGTGGTTTTGGAGTCATCCTCGTCTCATCTCAGCGAATTTCTTCAACAATTCTCTCAATGGTTTCCAAGGCTTGCCGGAGGTTTTGGTAAACTCATCACTACGCTTTTTAGATTTGTCTCTCAACTGTTTTGAAGGAGCACCTCCAAATCTACCACCCTTCATAGTCTCCTTCACTGCAAGAGGGAATAGATTCACAGGGAACATACCACTTTCAACATGCAACCACAACTCTCTCACACTTGATCTAGCCAGCAACAACTTCACCGGTGCAGTTCCTCCATGTCTAAGTAACTTGACGGCTGTGAATCTCCGGAAGAACAACTTGGAAGGAAGTCTACCGGACATGTTCCATGATGGTTCCCCTCTAGAGTCATTTGACGTGGGCTACAATCAACTAACCGGAAAGCTTCCAAAGTCTCTAATCAACTGCTCCTCTCTAAGGCTTTTAAACGTTGAGCACAACGGGATCAAAGACGCTTTTCCTTTCTGGCTCAAGGCTTTACCTAATTTGCAAGTGCTTACCCTTCGTTCAAACAAGTTCTATGGTCCTATAGCTACTCATGATGATCGAGGTGCGTTTCCCGAGCTGCGTATATTCGAAATATCGGATAACAACTTTAGCGGAAGCTTGCCACCAAACTACTTTGTGAACTGGAAAGCATCATCACTCCAGATGAATGAAGATGGGAGTATATATATGGACCACAAAGAAGAAAGTATCAAAAATACTTACTACATTTATGCAGATCTTGTAGATTTACAATACAAAGGTTTATCTTTGGAGCAAGTGAAAGTACTCACTTTCTACAGCGCCATTGACTTGTCTGGAAACAGATTTGAGGGACAAATTCCTGAATCTGTTGGTCTTTTGAAAACACTGATTGCATTAAACTTCTCAAATAATGCATTCACAGGCCATATTCCCTCTTCTTTGGCCAACGTTGAAGCCTTGGAGTCACTTGACCTCTCCAGAAACCAACTCTCCGGGACTATTCCTAATGAACTAAAGACACTCTCGTTTTTGGCGTGCATAAATGTGTCTCATAACCAACTCCAAGGTGAAATACCACAAGGAACGCAAATCACTGGACAACCTGCATCCTCCTTTGAAGGGAATGCAAGGCTTTGTGGTCTTCCTTTAGAGGGTAGCTGCACCGGCCCTCGTGTGGCGTCAATACAATATGTGAAAGAAGACAAAAAAGAAGGAGAGATGGTGAGTTGGGAAGCAGTGACTATAGGATATGCTCTTGGTTTGTTGTTTGGAGTGGCAATATATCAAGTGATTGCTTCATACAAGCCGGAGTGGCTCGTCAAAATAATTGGTCCATATTATTGCAAAAGTTGTTAG